The Pelmatolapia mariae isolate MD_Pm_ZW linkage group LG10_11, Pm_UMD_F_2, whole genome shotgun sequence genome includes a region encoding these proteins:
- the supt4h1 gene encoding transcription elongation factor SPT4, with product MALETVPKDLRHLRACLLCSLVKTIDQFEYDGCDNCESYLQMKGNREMVYECTSSSFDGVIAMMSPEDSWVAKWQRIGNFKPGVYAVSVTGRLPPGVVRELKSRGVIYKSRDTAVKT from the exons ATGGCACTAGAAACAGTCCCCAAAGACCTGCGCCACCTGAGAGCCTGTCTGCTTTGTTCGTTAGTGAAG ACCATTGACCAGTTTGAATATGATGGCTGTGACAACTGTGAGTCATACCTCCAGATGAAGGGGAACCGAGAGATGGTGTATGAATGCACAAGTTCCTCCTTTGATGG TGTGATCGCCATGATGAGTCCTGAAGATAGCTGGGTGGCTAAATGGCAGAGAATAG GCAACTTCAAGCCAGGTGTATATGCAGTTTCAGTGACTGGCAGACTACCTCCAG GCGTAGTGAGAGAGCTGAAAAGCAGAGGGGTGATCTACAAATCCAGAGACACGGCAGTAAAGACGTAA